AGGGATGTCTCTGGGCCTGTCACTGATGATTCATACATCAGGGCAGTTGTAGAGACTGCTATGCCTTGTGCTCTGTCTTGGACGGAGATGTGTGAGGCGGCTTTGACTTGTGAGGAGTCTAAGACTATTAATTCAGCACTTCAAACTGGTAATTGGCAGCAGTTTTCTTCTGCGATAAAGGCTGTTCGCAATGAGCTGAGTAGTTGTGAAGGCGTGATTCTCCGCGGCGACCGTATTTTTGTTCCAGTGTCATTGCGACGCAGAGTTCTTTCTTTGGCTCATGAAGGGCACCAAGGGATTGTGAAGACAAAAAGGCGATTGCGTCTGAAAGTCTGGTGGCCCGGTGTTGATAAGGAGGCCGAATTGTTCTGCAGACAGTGCGTTTCTTGTCAGATGGTCAGTAATGATGGTCCTCCTGTACCAATCACTCCCACCCAAATGCCTAATGGTCCCTGGAAGTTGTGTGCCATTGATTTACTGGGTCCTTTGCCGGATGATCGTTCTGTTCTGGTTTTAGTCGATTATTTTAGTAGAATCTTTGAATGTTCTTTTTTAAAGAATACTAAGGCGGAGAAAGTTGTCCTTTTTTTAGAGAATGTCTTTTCACTGTATGGGTACCCGGAGATGCTTCGCTCAGATAATGGTCCACAATTTGTGTCAGGCGAATTTCAAGGATACTTGAAGTAGTGTGGAGTGCGATGGGTGCGACCACACCTTTGTGGCCCCAAGCCAATGGGGAAGTTGAACGTATGAACCGGACTCTTTTGAAGGTTCTCAAAGTTGCAAAGGAAGAGGGCAGAGATCTTGAAAGAGCTGTACAGGAATTTTCTATGGTTTACAAGTCGACACCTCATTCAGCAACAGGAATGACACCTTTTTCTTTGATGTTTGGAAGAGAGATGAGAACAAAGTTACCTATGTACAGCGATGTTGTTCGTGGTATAGACAGTGAGGCTAGGGATTGTGATGGTCAATACAAGGAGAAAATGAAAACCTATGCCGATAGGGGCACTAGAGAGACTGAGTTTGGAGTAGGAGATAAGGTGGTTATGAGACAGGAAAGTAAGGGGAAGCTAGACACTAACTATAGATGAGAAGAGCATACAGTTGTTGGGCTTCGAGGTTCCGATATGGTTTGTGCGAGGTCGGATGGTTCTTTGGTTCGGAGAAACGCATCTTTTGCAAAGCAGCTTGCATCTCCCAGTTCTTTTGACAATAGCCCACAAGTAAATGAAAGCGTCACACAGGTGCCAAATGAGCAATCTAAGTCTAGCGTTGTTATAGAGGATGGCCTTTCCAGTCGTAGGTGTAGTTCTCGGGCTCATAAACGACCTTCAAAGTTTGACGATTTTCAAATGTATTAGACACTCACACACCCAGGGTACTTGtcttgttttatattttcttttacttgGTGCATTTAATGTATATTGTTAACATTAACTTTAGACTATGCTATTAAGTAGTTGTCTTGTTTTATTGTGTGTACTCAACTAACTGATTACCTTTTGTTTTGTAATGTATTTTACTATCTAAAGTTTTGAAGGGATGTTGTGTCCATAGAGTTATGCTGCTCTTTATGCTTAACGACTATACTCTTCTCTTAACCGAAGTTACGTGATATACATCACTATATGTGCGAGGTTTAAGCGCCATTACTATTATCTGTTTCTTCTGCCAATAAATGCAATCGTAACCATCTGCACTTCGTGTACACTTTAAATGCGTACCAAAACATAATATCGTTCAAGTCAGTTTATCAGTTCAGACAGAAACTTCTACTACCTTGGTGGTAGTAGAAGATAGTTTTATAATAACTGAACAACATCTAACTTGAAAGAACAAATATGTCTTTGTAAAACTGCCGAAAAATCTTTGACttattaactttattttaaaactactcaaattcttattttttcaacatataaatttataaattctTTGGTTTTAGCACTCATTTAGGGATGCCAAATATAGAAGGTACAATTCTAGCAAGCAGTAATTGTTGCCAGTTTACTCAATGTTAGTAAACAGTGCCAGTAGCCAGTGATAGAGCTAGTACCATTACTGAGTGAAGTGACAGTACCAAGTGATAGCAGTGCATAGTATCCAACGACTATGCCCATGCAAGGGTTCAGTGTAGGCATCACTGGGTTAGTAATCAGAACCAGCTTTTCAGGGCTACCTGCCAAAACATGTCAAGGGTATCAGTAATCAGAAATAGATTAACCACTGCAACACATTGTCAACTTACTAGGCTTACTTGTTGGGATGTTACACAGTGACTGatggtgaaaaatgtaatatgcAACTTTATGTACGCAGTCCTACGTTTTTAGCTTCTACCTGAAGGCACCAAGCAAGTGCTTGCTTCCTTACTATTTGACGTATTTGTAGCATGCTTACAATTTAACGTACAAAAAGCAATGCTGGTTTTTTATTAGTAGTTAAGAGCTTTCCTTTGTAACATGTTATTGATAGTACCTGCATCTGTTTTTATGATTAAACTGGTTTTTGATTTTATTGCCTTACTTCACATGAACCAATTATTCATGTCCCTGTCTTGTTGATTTACACCTTTTCCTATCACCATCTGGTTCCTTAGAAAATACCTGGCATGTATTTGGCTAATAATTTTCCAGGATAATAACTAACCCGGACTCACTTAAAGAGGCATGCAGGATCTTTCAAGCAAGTGAGAGGTACCAACTAGTGGAGGACATTAAAGGATGGCACAGTGCAAACACTTGTAAACATCTGTGGATTCAGTACTGCCTATTTACGtctgagttgtctgctcttactGCTATCTTTGAATATCTTTGAAATTTTGCTACTGTGCTATCAACAACGAGAGTATATGGTTAAACATGAATGAATAATATTCAAAGAATAATAAGaaaactttaaataataatatcatCTGCGTCCAAAGCAAGAAAACAATTTACACCTATTTTTATTGCGAACTTTTGGCGTTTTTCTACCCAAATGTTTATCAGAAGGTATAAGCGTTACAGGTGCTGATGTGGTTtccactttttgttttcttttgttagaGGAAGTGGATGAGTCATTAATGGTGCCATGTACCGCGCTGCTGGAAATATGGGTGTGGCTTGCAGGTATTGGAGAGTCAATGTTTCTTTCTTTGACTAaattttcaactacaaaatagaGGAtgtcagttatataataaataatctgTTTACTAAAGAAAAGCAAACCTGTATTACACTCTTTGTCTATAATTATTTCTGTGGTCCTTCATTAACCACTTATTGTAAATTCCTTATACTCCAATACTATACTCCATAACTCTACTCTACTAATAGGTACTACAATACATTGTATTGATCAGGTAACATAGACCTATAAACTATGCTATTAAAGATATAGTTAATTATTAACTATACCTTTAATAGTAtaattaataggtctatgttctGGTAATGAGTCCACCCTAAAAGTACTTAATTATGTTCTTGCTAtttgtattgtttattattattgtatactaTTGAATGTTTTCCTATTTCCTATTATTGAATGGTATTTCCTCACCATCTTCCCTATCGGCTCTACTGATTAATTTCtcaattaataatattgtagcTCGTTCTGCGAGTTCATTGCAAACAGGTATTTTTATGGGCTCCTAAGTCCAGTTTGAATACATAGTAAGACAAAACTTGCAACTTGAATAAATAGCTAGTAAAAACCAACCTTCCACCTCACAGCTGACCTTTTCTTCAATTATTGTAGAAAGAGTAGGAAGAAACTTTAATGCTCGACAACATTTCTTCCTAAATATCCCAGTGGCATTTTCGACAGCTCTTTTAAACTCAAGTATCTCATCTGTCTCTACATCTTGCTTACGGCAGTTACGTTGCTTTTCAATCGGCTCATGACAAATATCTCCCTTTCCATTTTTCTTACAGCAGAATTCTGTAATATCCGCGATATCCTGTTTATGGCAGTCTTCGTTCTTTTCTAGTTCATGACAACCATCTCTTCCAATTTGCTTGTGGTGGCCATCTTTCTTTGCATTGAGGTTTTGACAACTATCTTGTTCTTTTTTCTGTTCATGACAGTCATCTCCCTTTAAATCTTTTGTATGGCAGCCATTTTTTTTCCATTTAGCTCACGAGAACTAGCTTCCTTTTCTGCTTGCATATGGCAGTCATATTTCTCTTTCACTACCTCATGACAACCATCTCCATCCTCCATATGGCAATAACTTTTTTCTATATCTTCCCTATCGTAGCCATTTTTCTCTCCTACTATGTTTGGAGAATCATACCCCTCTCCCTTCTCTCCATGACAACCAGCTCCTTGTTCTTTCTTATGGCAGTCAAATTTCGCTTTCGCTACCTCATGACAACCGTATTCATCCTCCATATGGCAATCGCTTTTTTTAAAATCTTCCCTATCGTAGCCATCTTTCTTTCCTATTTTGTTCAGAGAACCATCACCTTCTCCCTTCTCTCCATGACAACCAGCACCTTCTTCTTTCTTATGGCAGTCAAAATTCGCTTTCGCTACCTCGTGACAACCATCTCCATCCTCCATATGACAATCACTTTTTCCAAAATCTTCCCTATCGTAGCCATCTTTCTTTCCTATTATGTTCAGAGAACCATTTCCTTTTTTCTTATCTCCATGACAACCAACTCCCTCTTTTTCCTCATGGCAGTCATATTTCATTTTCGCTACCTCATGACAACCATTTCCATCCTCCATATGGCAATCACTTTTTTCTAAATCTTCCCTATCGTAGCCATCTTTCTTTCTAATTACTTTTTGAGAACCATCTCCCTCTTTCTTCTTTTCATGACAGCCAACTCCCTCTTTTTCCTTATGGCAGTCATATTTCTCTTTCACTGCTTCATGACAACCATTTTCATCCTCCATATGGCAATCACTTTTTTCTAAATCCTCCTTATCATAgttatcttttttttctgttattttttgAGAACCATCTCTCTCTTCCTTCTTTTCACGacaaccatcgccctcttcttCCTTGTACCAGTCATATTTCTCTTTCACTGCCTCGTGACAACCATTTCCATCCTCCATATGCCAGTCACTTTTTTCTATATCGTAGTTATTTTTCTTTCCTATGATTCTTTGAGAACCATCCCCCTTTTCCTTCTCTCTATGATAATCAGCTCGCTCTTCTTCCTTATGGCAGCCATTTTCCTCTTTCACTACCTCATGACAGCTATCTCCATCCTCCATATGTCTGTCACTTTTTTCTACATCTTCCTTATCGTAGCCATCTTTCTTTCCTATTATTTTTTGAGAACCATCTCCGTTTTCCTTCTCTCTATGACAATGAGCTCCCTCTTCTTCCTTATGGCAGCCATTTTCCTCTTTCACTACCTCATGACAACTATCTCCATCCTCCATATGTCTGTCACTTTTTTCTACATCTTCCTTATCGTAGCCATCTTTCTTTCCTATTATTTTTTGAGAACCATCTCCGTTTTCCTTCTCTCTATGACAATCAGCTCCCTCTTCTTCCTTATGGCAGCCATTTTCCTCTTTCACTACCTCATGACAACTATCTCCATCCTCCATATGCCTGTCACTTTTTTCTACATCTTCCTTATCGTAGCCATCTTTCTTTCCTATCATTTTTTGAGAACCATCTCCCTGTTCCTTCTCTTCATGACAACCAGCTCCCTCTTCTTTCTTAAGGCAGTCATATTTCTCTTTCACTGCCTCATGACAACCATTTCCATCCTCCATATGGCAATCACTTTTTCCTATATCTTTCCTATCATAGCCATCTTTCTTTCCTATTATTTTTTGAGAACCATCTCCCTCTTCCTTCTCTCTATGACAATCAGCTCCCTCTTCTTCTTTATGGCAGTCATTTTCCTCTTTCACTGCCTCGTGACAACCATCTCCATCATCCATATGGCAATCACTTTTTTCTATATCTTTCCTATCGTAGCCATCTTTCTTTCCTATTATTTTTTGAGAACCATCTCCATTCTCCTTCACACCATGACAACCATCTTCCTTTCcatttttctctctctccttctcgcCACAATCATCTGTCTTGTCACTCTGCCTATGGCCATCCTTTTCCTTTCCATTTAGCTTTGTGCCATTTTCGTCATTCCGCTGTTGATTTTCAACATTTTCTGTACTTCTTGGTCTAAATGTAAAGATTACCAACATACTTTTACCTTCACACAAATGAGGTCATTCTACCGCAAAACATTGCATTTTCAAGTTACTTTTGTCCAACTCGAGGATAACCTGTGACATTTTGCACATATGATAACACAGCAATTTCTAAAAAGTCTATCAAGCTAAGAGTGTACATTTGTATCACAAGGACATTATGAAACATCAAGAACATAACATAGACTAAATGGCTGACTGTGTCTCCTTAACTATTCATAAAACAAAGATGCTTATTGTGACCATCTTTTTGTACAACTACTGTAAAAATGATTCTAGTGAACTTACcttatttactatagtaaaattaGCAACACAATATTTTAGTTTCAATTGGCTAAATAAGTTAATGGAAAATAGCAGTTACCTTAGTTTGAAGAACGAAGGCAAAAGCACAAATCTTGGCAGAGCAAGCTTGCGTATTGCTTTTAAGGCTTTCCAAAATGCTGGCCAATGGGCAGTTATATAGAAGACTAAAAAAATATAGTATAACACGTTAAACACTTTCTTTGGGTGCATCTTCCCTCAGCATTATCCAAAGAATAATATGATTGTTGACGCACTGCATTATGTCGtaggacattgttacagtagccCGCTATTATTATAAATGGCTTATCTGACCAGGAATGTACTGTTACTGGTAGCATTTGCAAGAAATACCTTGcgcatttttattttaacccGATGTGCTTTAGAAATGAATAAGAAGATTTTTAACCAATTAGAATTGGATAAAACTGGTTAGGTATTTTATGTAGAACTTCCTGAACATCTTGTGTTCTATTATTTCTGATCTGTaaataaaactggtttttttattacttgattGTGTTGTCACTGCAAGTACTGAGTACAATTATATAAACAAACTGTAAGTAATAAACTATCGTCATGATCGTTTGAAACTATCATTTACAACACTCACCGTCTTATAGATACCTAAACAAAGATAATACTTATCCTAGATATAATCAATCAGCAAGATAGTAAAGAATATTTATGTTTTCCTTAGACTAAATATCAGAAGTTCCGCTCAGAAACTGATTCAATGCCACTTCCACATATCGTTTATCGTGTTTATACTGAGCTCTTCAAAAAGATTTTAGAAATGGCTAATAGCACGCTGTTATTTGGTTCATGTTCAATGTTAGTCAAAacagcatcgcaatagtttctTTTCACTCTCCATGGGACCAGCACTGCAAATAGTAAGCTGTGGAAATTGCAGTTTCAGAAGAGAAAAGGAAAGCTAGTAGGTGTAAGAGCATTGCACTGGTAGTGCAGGTTTTACTGTTCGGTGTTATCTTCTCTACAGCCACATAATCACTCAACACATCTTGTACTTTTCATCTTatcaattaaacaatgccaatAATGTGCATGGCCAACTTATTTCAGTAAATTGAAGACTGAAGGTTGTGCCTAAAACCTTTAGGTTGTACAGAAGTagctaattatttttaaaacctaATAGTTACAAAAGGTAgtaatatttgtgaaaaatcaGTAAGTTTATGTAAATATGCCAACTGAGTAATAGAGGGAATATATCTCATGATATATATCTCATAATTAAGATCTCTAGCAATACATCCATTAATTTTTGCGATTGGTTGGAGTTATTCCCTTCAAGCACCATGTCCTGTGAGGGCGTAAGTGATCATGGCTCTCCACCACGTCCTATTTGGCTAGCGGAATGATTGGCGCTGCactggtattaaaaacagcttataagcagTGGCAGGTAATCACTAGTTGCATGCATCTAACCACGGAGCTACACAGTCCTTAGAATTCTGTTGCTCCTATCATGCACCGCATACCTTTTTTCTtgattgcacacactaaatgatgtattaattgatacattgcacCCATGAgttacaatgcccctgttataaaatacttttcactcaactctatgaaacacgatgctttttagCCCTCGTCATACAAGGGCAAATTCGTTTCGATGTCAATAAAATTTGACATCGCCATACTTTGCCAATGTCAACAAAGATCTttctcaaaattaaagtttggcGATTGTCGCACTAATTActgtaaaataacaaaaaccgtcgatatgctattcgccgaaatacCTCCCCCCAACGCCGAAAAGAGACATACGTTGCTGGCTATCTCAGTTTACCGTCAtctgttatggtaaaaacagattcgctaacagataagtgataaaattttagtttaaggtttgaagtttactaaaatacctactaaatatctataatatattttattaactaCATTTTATCTTTCTATTTCAGTCGATTGAATAAACTTTCTCACCACCTTTTCTATCATCACTATTACTTCACATCTCCCTTAACAATATTACAGCTCCTTCTGTAGGTACATGGTCAATAACACCTGCTATGAGCTTTCCATTTCAACCCAATCACATAGGAAGTCGACTCCTTTTCTGTAAAGTTTCCTTGTGCAAATTATCAGATGTAAAACCCACCTACTACCTTTAAGAAAGTCTCATTGGAGATCACATTGTAGGTCTACATGTATAGTAATCAGTAAACTTTATGAATATTCttaatactatatttatatcttacATTATTGAATATATTCTTATTTCTTACTATTAAATACATTTTCTCACTATCTTTCCTATTATCACTCCTACTTAACCTCTCTCTTAACAATATTATAGCTCCTTTTATAGGTGCATGGTCAATATCAACTAATATGAGCAACCCAATTACATAGTAAAACGACTCCTTTTCTGTAAAGCTTGTGTATTACATGAAGCTTCATGAATTACAGATTAAGAGCTCATCTGTTGCCACAGATTACTTCCGATTCAATAGGTCTTGAATAATTTTCCCaccaaataaaattaattcctTTTTATAAGTTACACATTAAAAATTACTAATACTTTGCACCTACTGCCTGTACTTGGAATACACCATAGAAGCCAGCAGGTAATACCGGTAAGTGATGAGGAAGGAACTGTTTTTCAgtaccattttttatatataaagttgGATACTAGATTTCTCATCCCCTTTCCAGAGACCTTTAATCTTATGGCAAGTAAAGTCAATCCCTTTTTTCTAGATTTCTCTTAGTCTCTCCAGGTGCCTTCAGGTCCCATCTCAACTGACACTAATTGACATCAGTTGCATAACCTATTCAACTCAATATAGTTTCCCAAGCGTAACTCTTTGGAAGCGTTTTATTATTGGGTCTTGGACTTGATTTACTTGAATGCAATACTAATCAGTTGAACCTAAATTGATTTACAAAGTCGAGTCAACTTGGATATCGCTGCTAAGAACCACATTGAGTACTGTAATCTAGAAAGGCGCTTGAAAATGTCAGAAAAGTAAGTAACCAAGTTAGACATGAGTTAGATATGAACTGTTACTTATATCACAATCctgctaaattaaatattaaattatttgtattatcaATATCACAGCATTACAATTTGATGCAATAAAACTAAGTCATGTTATTTTATAATACTTTGgaatgcataaaatatagaCAGTAAGTCATGCAACAACTCATAGTCTCAGGCCTATAAAATCATAAAAGATACTGTCAGGTTTAAACACCAGTCGAGTATTGCAGAGTTCCTAAGGATAGGTCAAAACTCGATAATCAGCTAAAGACAACCTAGAAACAAACGCAAACAGTAGATGGAGGTGCAATGAAGCAAACTAAGACAAAAacaattaacaaataataagtgaaagaaaaaactaagGGACGgacaaaataagaaaaaatagaaaatgagAAAAGATAAAGATTGGACGGATCTTAAGATTGTACCGGACAGCAATAAATTTGTGGAGTCAAGTGAAAGCTGTAGACCAATCTAAGATTATCATATaatgaaaacaaaacatttataaCAATCGCTGTGTAAACAAGGTAAGCAAGATAATAGTATTGCAAAATAACTTAAACTGATCcgcaaaataaaatttcaatgcTCTTATCTCTCTAATAGAAACACATATTTTAAAGAAAGCCTTTGTCTTTGACCATATCCCTGGGATAAACTTAACTTAATATAAAAAGTTTGACTTTAAATAGAAATGGCTCAAAGTCTTACGTAGCAGTTTTATTAAACCTGCGACAATCGCACCAGTATGCTCGCTATCATGCAGTGAATGTCTATTCTAGGACATTTTCTTTCTTAGGCTGGCCAGACTGCCATACGCAATATCATCACCATTTATTCTGTTTGATGGCAGCCAGGCTAGAAGAGGAAATAGTGCCATGCGCTTGTGTATAGCTACCGAAGGCAGCCCTTGCACCTCCAGTCGCTGATGCGTTTCTAGTATTATCAAACTGTTTCCTCCCAAAAACAGGTTTCGGTTTCTCCTGCTTTCCTGGAATCTGTTTAGCAGAATTCTACAATATTGTAGTAAAGCCTAATTGT
The genomic region above belongs to Watersipora subatra chromosome 1, tzWatSuba1.1, whole genome shotgun sequence and contains:
- the LOC137387505 gene encoding sarcoplasmic reticulum histidine-rich calcium-binding protein-like, which gives rise to MLVIFTFRPRSTENVENQQRNDENGTKLNGKEKDGHRQSDKTDDCGEKEREKNGKEDGCHGVKENGDGSQKIIGKKDGYDRKDIEKSDCHMDDGDGCHEAVKEENDCHKEEEGADCHREKEEGDGSQKIIGKKDGYDRKDIGKSDCHMEDGNGCHEAVKEKYDCLKKEEGAGCHEEKEQGDGSQKMIGKKDGYDKEDVEKSDRHMEDGDSCHEVVKEENGCHKEEEGADCHREKENGDGSQKIIGKKDGYDKEDVEKSDRHMEDGDSCHEVVKEENGCHKEEEGAHCHREKENGDGSQKIIGKKDGYDKEDVEKSDRHMEDGDSCHEVVKEENGCHKEEERADYHREKEKGDGSQRIIGKKNNYDIEKSDWHMEDGNGCHEAVKEKYDWYKEEEGDGCREKKEERDGSQKITEKKDNYDKEDLEKSDCHMEDENGCHEAVKEKYDCHKEKEGVGCHEKKKEGDGSQKVIRKKDGYDREDLEKSDCHMEDGNGCHEVAKMKYDCHEEKEGVGCHGDKKKGNGSLNIIGKKDGYDREDFGKSDCHMEDGDGCHEVAKANFDCHKKEEGAGCHGEKGEGDGSLNKIGKKDGYDREDFKKSDCHMEDEYGCHEVAKAKFDCHKKEQGAGCHGEKGEGYDSPNIVGEKNGYDREDIEKSYCHMEDGDGCHEVVKEKYDCHMQAEKEASSRELNGKKMAAIQKI